In Mixophyes fleayi isolate aMixFle1 chromosome 4, aMixFle1.hap1, whole genome shotgun sequence, the following proteins share a genomic window:
- the LOC142150693 gene encoding olfactory receptor 13F1-like yields the protein MNENVHNYTTHSDFHLLAFSRYPKCQIAIFTGVLLMYLLCILGNMFVTVIVFLTPQLHTPMYFFLCNLTVMDIVYVTAILPKLLVITVTGNISISYPGCFMQIFLYVFCIGTEFFLLTSMAYDRYVAICFPLHYILLMNKKTCLTLTIFSCHLGTFNALMYPLLISKLSFSNSHEINHFFCHMKSILKLSGSYSASIQILITVDGVVLGFIPFILILTSYMYIIATIVKINTSSGRLKAFSNCSSHLIIVLLFCLTSLSLNMKPESELSQEQDKLLSMLYIAVIPMLNPLVYSLRNKEVLRAIKIAISKNKKCKCPD from the coding sequence ATGAATGAAAATGTCCACAATTATACAACACACAGTGACTTCCATCTATTGGCATTTTCCAGATATCCAAAATGTCAAATTGCAATTTTTACTGGTGTCCTATTGATGTATTTGCTGTGCATCCTGGGAAATATGTTTGTGACTGTAATTGTGTTTCTGACACCCCAGCTGCACACACCTATGTACTTTTTTCTATGTAACCTTACAGTCATGGACATTGTATATGTTACTGCCATCTTGCCAAAGTTATTGGTAATCACCGTCACGGGCAACATCAGTATTTCCTACCCAGGATgttttatgcaaatatttttgtatgttttttgcaTTGGAACCGAATTTTTCTTATTGACGTCTATGGCTTATGACCGATATGTAGCCATTTGTTTTCCTTTGCACTACATTCTTCTTATGAACAAGAAGACATGCTTAACATTGACTATATTTTCCTGCCATCTTGGCACCTTTAATGCATTGATGTATCCTTTGCTAATATCTAAGCTATCATTCTCCAATTCTCATGAAATCAACCATTTCTTCTGTCATATGAAATCAATACTTAAGCTCTCTGGCAGTTACAGCGCAAGTATTCAGATTCTAATTACTGTGGATGGTGTGGTTTTGGGGTTTATCCCCTTTATATTAATTCTCACCTCTTATATGTACATCATAGCTACAATTGTGAAGATCAATACATCTTCAGGGAGACTCAAGGCCTTCTCCAACTGCTCCTCTCATCTcatcattgttttattattttgtttgacaTCTCTCAGTCTTAATATGAAACCAGAATCTGAACTCTCTCAGGAACAGGATAAACTGCTCTCTATGTTGTATATTGCTGTCATCCCAATGTTAAACCCTCTGGTGTACAGTTTGAGAAATAAAGAAGTCTTAAGAGCCATAAAAATAGCtatttcaaaaaacaaaaagtgcAAATGTCCAGACTAA